One Verrucomicrobiota bacterium DNA segment encodes these proteins:
- a CDS encoding DNA phosphorothioation-associated putative methyltransferase: MRNIASSWIHFGVLMLQLGRLPGPEEFPPFSDLLNKIGSPKQALRLFVQKGGAEDWKRAVEDRQRDLIVYLALANLRKRVAFGHLSARLRADIRAFFGNYRRALEKGVELLYAAGDPGEIDLACEELKLGWQDEQALYLHRSLVDELPPVLRAYVACAVALFGDVSQADVIKLHKRTGKATFLVYDDFDGKPLPELRQRIKVNLRTRWVQVFDHSAERQLLYFKERFVSHNHPRRSDMEAFSARLRKLGFDPATIGRGPLRPELDELLARKGLNQNLNHRRRR; the protein is encoded by the coding sequence ATGAGGAACATCGCGAGCTCTTGGATTCATTTTGGAGTCCTGATGCTGCAACTCGGACGATTGCCGGGGCCGGAGGAATTTCCGCCGTTCAGTGATCTGTTAAACAAGATCGGGTCACCAAAACAGGCGCTGCGCCTCTTCGTCCAAAAAGGCGGCGCGGAGGATTGGAAGCGTGCTGTAGAAGACCGGCAGCGCGATCTCATCGTATATCTGGCATTGGCGAACCTCCGGAAACGCGTTGCATTCGGGCATCTCTCCGCACGTCTGCGCGCGGACATCCGTGCTTTCTTCGGCAACTATAGGCGGGCGCTCGAGAAAGGCGTCGAACTGCTTTATGCCGCTGGGGATCCCGGCGAAATTGACCTCGCGTGCGAGGAATTGAAGCTGGGATGGCAGGATGAACAGGCGCTCTACTTGCATCGCAGTCTTGTGGACGAACTGCCGCCGGTCTTGCGGGCATACGTCGCGTGTGCGGTGGCGTTGTTTGGTGACGTGTCGCAAGCAGATGTCATCAAGCTGCACAAGCGCACGGGCAAGGCCACGTTCCTGGTGTACGACGATTTTGACGGGAAGCCGCTACCGGAACTCCGCCAGCGCATCAAGGTCAATCTCCGGACGCGATGGGTGCAGGTCTTCGATCACAGCGCCGAACGGCAGTTGCTGTATTTCAAGGAACGCTTCGTCAGCCACAATCATCCCCGTCGGTCTGACATGGAAGCCTTCAGCGCGAGATTGCGGAAGCTCGGTTTTGATCCGGCCACCATCGGACGCGGGCCATTGCGCCCGGAACTGGACGAGTTGCTGGCGAGAAAAGGCCTGAACCAAAACCTGAATCACCGCCGCCGAAGATGA
- a CDS encoding ATP-dependent DNA ligase: protein MSQADGRFVVQEHHARTHHFDFRLEKDGVFKSWAVPKGLPDRPGVRHLAVQVEDHKLDFGDFEGTIPEGQYGAGDIHIWDRGTYDIHEWRDDHIRITLHGARAQGTLVLIPFRHGRPREWLLWKVQER, encoded by the coding sequence GTGTCACAGGCAGACGGCCGATTCGTGGTGCAAGAGCACCATGCACGAACGCACCATTTTGATTTCCGGCTGGAAAAGGATGGCGTGTTCAAGTCTTGGGCGGTCCCTAAAGGGCTGCCGGACAGACCGGGTGTCCGCCATCTCGCAGTCCAAGTCGAAGATCACAAGCTCGATTTCGGCGACTTCGAGGGCACGATCCCTGAAGGGCAGTACGGAGCGGGCGACATCCACATTTGGGACCGCGGCACCTACGACATCCACGAGTGGCGCGACGACCACATCCGCATCACACTCCACGGTGCCCGCGCTCAAGGGACCTTGGTGCTGATTCCGTTTCGACACGGGCGCCCACGTGAATGGCTGTTGTGGAAAGTGCAAGAACGCTGA